Proteins found in one Apostichopus japonicus isolate 1M-3 chromosome 16, ASM3797524v1, whole genome shotgun sequence genomic segment:
- the LOC139982744 gene encoding receptor-type tyrosine-protein phosphatase alpha-like, with amino-acid sequence MVKTNLPDTGSVGLIVGVTIGAVSLAIIALLAVYGIWKYRRSTSKPKTVERQADDSKEVTNEAPFAYEYVSKDIGHSNMVRYIPSKKHEECILSATGTDNTSDGYEIPSTRQDGGAEAQQESDKCEKMEDVHVYQNNADDEFSLRKPMAVSRFPLFMRSSTAQEMISATFKSFEKVSPSTNVNSFSGASPENLHKNRYGDIVPLENHRPLLKSMCLTQGGNDYINASVVNIPGLNQTLIMTQAPLPNTVEDFWRLVFDYQCQTIIMLNESDSGNHDAIKYWPDVNDIEIGTMTVSTCFIEKKQLYTIHQCQVAHRSYRESINVNRFILNTWPKSGESLTPLINFIAATGFGSRGATIIHCINGASRSGIYVTVCSEINRMKTRQTIQVFDTVKHIKVCNPNAIITKEDYMMCHQLLNCYLTEMQDYDVIV; translated from the exons atggtgaaaacaAATTTGCCTGATACGG GATCCGTTGGATTAATTGTTGGTGTTACAATTGGAGCGGTCTCTCTCGCAATAATTGCTCTTCTTGCAGTTTACGG AATATGGAAATATAGGAGATCTACATCCAAACCTAAAACTGTGGAACGACAAGCAGACGACTCAAAAG AGGTTACAAACGAAGCCCCTTTTGCCTATGAATATGTGAGCAAAGATATTGGGCATAGCAACATGGTACGTTATATTCCTTCTAAGAAACACGAGGAATGCATTCTGTCAGCCACAGGAACTGATAACACCAGTGATGGATATGAAATTCCATCTACTCGTCAAGATGGAGGCGCTGaagcacaacaagaaagcgacAAATGCGAAAAAATGGAAGATGTCCACGTGTACCAAAACAATGCTGATGATGAATTTTCTCTTAGGAAACCGATGGCAGTTTCCAGGTTTCCGTTGTTCATGAGAAGTTCTACTGCTCAAGAAATGATATCGGCTACCTTTAAG AGTTTCGAAAAAGTAAGTCCCAGCACAAATGTCAACTCATTCTCTGGGGCATCTCCTGAAAACTTGCACAAGAACAGATATGGAGATATTGTACCAC TGGAAAACCATCGACCTTTGCTGAAATCCATGTGTCTCACTCAGGGAGGAAACGATTACATTAATGCCTCTGTCGTGAAT ATTCCTGGATTGAATCAAACTTTGATTATGACACAGGCACCTTTGCCGAATACTGTTGAAGACTTTTGGCGACTCGTGTTTGACTATCAATGTCAGACTATTATTATGTTGAATGAGTCAGACTCAGGAAATCAT GATGCTATAAAATATTGGCCAGATGTAAACGACATCGAGATCGGAACAATGACAGTATCCACGTGCTTCATTGAGAAAAAACAGCTATATACAATCCATCAGTGTCAGGTTGCCCACCGATCGTATCGG GAATCTATCAATGTTAATCGCTTCATTCTAAACACCTGGCCTAAGAGTGGTGAAAGCCTAACACCCCTTATAAATTTCATCGCAGCTACAGGATTTGGAAGTCGTGGTGCAACAATAATTCATTGCAT aaATGGCGCATCCAGAAGTGGAATTTATGTGACTGTTTGCTCTGAGATCAACAGGATGAAGACGCGACAAACGATACAAGTGTTTGACACTGTTAAACATATTAAAGTGTGCAACCCCAATGCGATTATCACTAAG gagGATTACATGATGTGTCATCAACTTCTCAACTGCTATCTAACAGAAATGCAGGATTACGACGTGATTGTGTAA